A single genomic interval of Zunongwangia sp. HGR-M22 harbors:
- a CDS encoding adenylate kinase, producing MTNLVLFGPPGAGKGTQADILKEKYQLVHISTGDVFRYNIKNQTELGLTAKSFIDKGQLVPDEVTINMLNAEVDKNPDAKGFIFDGFPRTENQADSLATSLQGKGTEVKAMIALEVEDEVLVKRLLERGKTSGRKDDADEAVIRNRIKVYYDETAILKEYYEKQDKYYGVDGVGSVEEITARISNVIDKL from the coding sequence ATGACAAATTTGGTACTCTTTGGTCCTCCTGGTGCGGGCAAAGGAACTCAGGCAGATATTCTTAAAGAAAAATATCAATTAGTACATATTTCTACAGGCGATGTTTTTAGATACAACATCAAAAATCAAACAGAACTTGGTTTAACCGCAAAATCGTTTATCGATAAAGGTCAGCTAGTGCCAGACGAGGTTACTATCAATATGCTAAATGCTGAAGTGGATAAAAATCCTGATGCTAAAGGTTTTATTTTTGATGGATTTCCAAGAACCGAAAATCAGGCAGATTCATTGGCTACTTCTCTTCAAGGTAAAGGCACCGAAGTGAAAGCAATGATTGCTTTAGAAGTAGAGGATGAGGTTTTGGTAAAACGTTTATTGGAGAGAGGAAAAACCTCTGGAAGGAAAGACGATGCCGATGAAGCAGTAATTAGAAATAGAATTAAAGTATACTACGACGAGACTGCGATATTAAAAGAGTATTACGAGAAACAAGATAAATATTATGGTGTTGATGGTGTAGGTTCTGTAGAAGAAATTACAGCAAGAATCAGCAACGTGATCGACAAATTATAA
- the hpt gene encoding hypoxanthine phosphoribosyltransferase, translating to MVKIHDIVFEPYVSEEEIDTAITKIAEKLNADYENERPVFLSVLNGSFMFTSEVMKKFKRECDIQFVKLGSYQGTESTGDVRTLIGLNKSLAGKKVVILEDIVDTGGTLQELDKILREKNVSDYKVATLFYKPSMYRGSINIDYAGIEIPNEFIVGYGLDYDGLGRNLTAVYKRKS from the coding sequence TTGGTAAAAATACACGATATTGTTTTTGAACCTTATGTGAGTGAGGAAGAAATTGATACAGCAATAACAAAAATCGCAGAAAAGCTTAACGCAGATTATGAAAATGAGCGTCCTGTTTTTTTAAGCGTGCTTAATGGCTCTTTTATGTTTACTTCTGAAGTGATGAAAAAGTTCAAAAGAGAGTGTGATATTCAGTTTGTAAAATTAGGATCTTACCAGGGCACAGAATCTACAGGAGATGTAAGAACTTTAATAGGTCTTAATAAATCTCTTGCGGGTAAAAAAGTGGTGATTTTGGAGGATATTGTAGATACCGGAGGCACGTTGCAAGAGCTGGATAAAATTTTGAGAGAAAAAAATGTGAGTGATTATAAGGTTGCTACATTATTTTATAAACCCTCCATGTATCGCGGAAGTATAAATATTGATTACGCAGGAATCGAAATTCCTAATGAATTTATAGTGGGCTATGGTCTAGATTATGATGGTTTAGGAAGAAATCTTACAGCAGTATACAAACGTAAATCGTAA